One genomic window of Amphiura filiformis chromosome 3, Afil_fr2py, whole genome shotgun sequence includes the following:
- the LOC140147189 gene encoding uncharacterized protein has translation FLHFIFPALLIEIGPDCSPGLFLCNSGQCIAPAARCDDYFDCVDGSDESNCPACNSNEFGCGSGECIQANRRCDGNLDCNDGSDEPQDCCPTTQIQCGRECYEISQMCDGNQDCMNGGDEQGCSTTTHVNSSSCGDGASFKCDYNLQTEHYELCIPCMWVCDDYVDCHDGSDESSLTCDIPEGDCLACEYKCANGRCINDVFICDGLDHCGDDSDEDQRAHCPSL, from the exons TTTCTCCATTTCATTTTTCCTGCGCTACTGATAGAAATTGGGCCAG ATTGTAGCCCTGGCCTGTTCCTGTGTAATAGTGGGCAATGTATAGCCCCAGCTGCCAGATGTGATGATTACTTTGATTGTGTGGATGGCAGTGATGAAAGCAATTGTCCAG CATGTAATTCCAATGAATTTGGATGTGGTAGTGGTGAATGTATCCAAGCTAATAGAAGGTGTGATGGTAATCTAGACTGTAATGATGGAAGTGATGAGCCACAAGACTGCT GTCCAACAACACAGATTCAGTGTGGTAGAGAATGTTATGAAATAAGCCAAATGTGTGATGGGAACCAAGACTGCATGAATGGAGGTGATGAACAAGGCTGTTCAA CTACTACCCATGTAAACAGTAGCTCTTGCGGTGATGGTGCATCCTTCAAATGTGATTATAACTTACAAACTGAACACTATGAACTATGCATACCTTGCATGTGGGTATGCGATGACTATGTGGACTGtcatgatggcagtgatgaaagTTCTCTGACCTGTGACATACCAGAAGGGGATTGCTTAGCATGTGAATATAAATGTGCTAATGGCAGGTGCATAAATGATGTGTTTATCTGTGATGGGCTAGATCATTGTGGAGATGACAGTGATGAAGACCAGCGAGCTCACTGTCCCAGCTTATAg